GGTCGATTATAAGCTGGTAATTTACGGGATTCCCGGCGATGAAGTTCAGCGACACCACGGCCCGTGCCGCGACCGGAGTGCGCTGCTGGTCGAGCAACGTTATTGTAGTGGAGTCATAAAAGGTTTCGTAGTGATTGCGATGCGACAGAAGCTGCTCTATTAACTTCTGTGATGGTTCATCGATGAAATCAAGCAGGGATTTCCCGAAAAGATCTTCCTTGGTATAGCCGAGCAGATCCTCGACTTTTTCATCAACGTATACGAATCGTCCCTTGAGATCGATTTTACAAACGGCGCATCGTGTCAGGCCGATGCCGCTGGAGGACTGCTGAATGGTCATGTTATTTTTGTTTAGTTCGCCTTCAACAACTTAACACGGTATGTTTGCCGGTCTGTGTTGATCACCACGATGTAGACGCCGGCTGCCACAACCTTACCACTTTGATTGCGGCCATCCCAATGTTCTACCAATACACTTAGTGCATCGGCATTTACGGAGAAATTATTGACTTTTTCCCACACTTTTTCTCCGGAACTGTTGAAAAACGAAATAGACTGGATATTACCCGCTTCGGGCCCGACAAAGATGGAGACTTGATCGATAAAGGGATTTGGCCCGGCTGTTACCGGGTCAGTAAAGGTGCCGTACACTTGAATAGTGAAGAATGACGTATCAGAGAAATCCAAAAGTGAGGCAATCAGGCCGATCTCGACCGAGGGAACATCTGCCAGTTCGCCGCTGACCTCAAGTGAGCCGGTACCATCGCCGTTATCGGTCAGAATTACCCAGCCCGGCAGATTTATTCCCGTAAAGGACGGGACATCATCAGTCCAACCGCTGCTGGTAAAATCGAAGGTCTGAGTTTGGTCGCGCCCGACCTCAATGATATCGGGTAAGCTGAAATCAACAAACAGGTTAGCTGTTCGGGCGGCATTGAATAGGCCATAACCGAAATCGTTATCGGGAATAGCGCTCTTACTGCCTGTCAGTTTAATGCGTTCCACCAACTCCGCTGCAGTTAGCGTTGGATCGCGCTGCAGTGCCAGCGCTGCTCCGCCAGCGGTGAGGGGTGCGGAGAACGAAGTACCGTTGACCAGGGTAAAACCGCCGACGTGGCTGGCCGCAACAACACTCACACCGAGTGCTGTTATATCGGGTTTAATGCGCCCATCGGCCGTCGGGCCGGGCGATGAAAAGGAAGCCAGAGTTGAATCGGGATTCGCGGCTCCCACAGCCAGCACCGAGTCGCCATCGGCGGGAGCGATTATGTGTCCCCAGGTGTTATTGCGTTCGTTCCCGGCAGAGTTGACGACCAGGATGTTTTTCGAGGCAGCTATATCGGCCGCGATTGTAATCAATGTCGTATTGCCGTCGAGATCCTCAAAAGTATAGCTGCCGCTGTCTTGAAACTCGTTATAACCCAAGGAAGAGTTGATGA
This sequence is a window from Candidatus Zixiibacteriota bacterium. Protein-coding genes within it:
- a CDS encoding S8 family peptidase — protein: MNRSHCVGHIVKVGLVSALLSAALSVPVLAQEPSGKYTERAQSLVNAMSSQSENQFWLYLDSSAVESSPVTLTERARKRRAKVDPVNLLIDRRDYPVRQSVIQQIQSTGVSVKRVSRWLKAVAIETDANRLAKAASLPFVRQVDPVRTLVTDIGDEVASAKPVARSLEAIDFDYGPSLFQTEFINALKLHQAGLTGEGVTIAFFDGGFDPSHEAFDSTSIIATYDFINDDVAVDEPECPSSFSTDQTFHGTATLSVVGGYTPGTLIGVAHDADFVLAKTEITCNGTEVKMEEYNWIAAAEWADSIGVDIINSSLGYNEFQDSGSYTFEDLDGNTTLITIAADIAASKNILVVNSAGNERNNTWGHIIAPADGDSVLAVGAANPDSTLASFSSPGPTADGRIKPDITALGVSVVAASHVGGFTLVNGTSFSAPLTAGGAALALQRDPTLTAAELVERIKLTGSKSAIPDNDFGYGLFNAARTANLFVDFSLPDIIEVGRDQTQTFDFTSSGWTDDVPSFTGINLPGWVILTDNGDGTGSLEVSGELADVPSVEIGLIASLLDFSDTSFFTIQVYGTFTDPVTAGPNPFIDQVSIFVGPEAGNIQSISFFNSSGEKVWEKVNNFSVNADALSVLVEHWDGRNQSGKVVAAGVYIVVINTDRQTYRVKLLKAN